A single Sphingomonas kaistensis DNA region contains:
- a CDS encoding alpha/beta fold hydrolase: protein MPLFLELLRDAAIDDPALGRAALDGLRRYQFAPPPPSRRERPVVQEVAGVTLRDCGGSGPTVILVPSLINPPTILDLDPDCSLADALAARHRVLLLDWGLAAARQELSLDGHVDERLVPLVEAAGPAILAGYCLGGTLALAAAARTSAVRVVATLASPYDFGAYEGSARKALLALWRASETAAGRLGFLPMEVLQAAFWQIDPARIVAKFAHFATADLGSSQAQRFVALEDWANSGEPLPLPAARQLVEDLFGNAGMIAPLPACPMLHVTATGDRIVPAATAPTGERLSSPSGHVGMIVGRDAATSLHAPLLRWLEGVAPSR, encoded by the coding sequence TTGCCGTTATTCCTCGAATTGCTGCGCGACGCGGCCATCGATGACCCGGCATTGGGCCGCGCGGCGCTCGACGGACTGCGCCGCTACCAGTTCGCGCCGCCCCCGCCATCACGGCGCGAGCGACCGGTCGTGCAGGAAGTGGCCGGCGTCACCCTGCGCGATTGCGGAGGGTCCGGGCCGACGGTGATCCTGGTCCCTTCGCTGATCAATCCGCCGACCATCCTTGATCTCGACCCCGATTGCTCGCTCGCCGATGCGCTCGCGGCGCGGCACCGGGTCCTGCTGCTCGATTGGGGACTGGCCGCGGCGCGCCAGGAGCTCAGCCTCGACGGCCATGTCGATGAGCGGCTCGTACCGTTGGTCGAAGCCGCCGGTCCCGCGATTCTGGCGGGCTATTGTCTGGGCGGTACGCTCGCACTTGCGGCGGCAGCGCGAACCTCGGCCGTGCGGGTGGTCGCGACCCTTGCCTCGCCTTATGATTTCGGCGCCTACGAAGGAAGCGCCAGGAAAGCGCTGCTGGCCCTTTGGCGGGCAAGCGAGACGGCGGCGGGCCGCCTCGGCTTTCTGCCGATGGAAGTGCTTCAGGCCGCCTTCTGGCAGATCGACCCGGCGCGGATCGTTGCCAAATTCGCCCACTTCGCCACCGCCGACCTCGGGTCGAGCCAGGCGCAGCGTTTCGTCGCTCTGGAAGATTGGGCCAATAGCGGCGAGCCCCTTCCCCTGCCGGCAGCGCGCCAACTGGTGGAAGACCTGTTCGGCAACGCGGGCATGATCGCCCCCCTGCCCGCCTGCCCGATGCTCCATGTCACCGCCACCGGCGATCGGATCGTTCCCGCGGCGACTGCTCCCACCGGCGAGCGGCTGTCCTCGCCTTCGGGCCATGTCGGCATGATCGTCGGCCGCGATGCCGCCACCTCCCTCCACGCCCCGCTGTTGAGATGGCTTGAAGGCGTCGCCCCGTCCCGCTAG
- the phaR gene encoding polyhydroxyalkanoate synthesis repressor PhaR, with translation MNASPHKVTIKKYANRRLYDTESSTYVTLDRLAQMIREGRDFVVVDAKTGEDITHQALTQIIVEEEARGGATMLPASFLRQLIALYGNSMQTMVPGYLDAAMQSFSKNQAAFKDAFGTNLFADMAKRQMALFEKGAKAFTGAAAAPARAAEPAQPKDDVAALKAELDALRAKVDKLGS, from the coding sequence ATGAATGCTTCGCCCCACAAGGTCACGATCAAGAAATACGCCAACCGGCGACTCTACGACACCGAAAGCTCGACCTATGTCACGCTGGATCGCCTGGCGCAGATGATCCGCGAGGGGCGCGATTTTGTCGTGGTCGATGCCAAGACCGGGGAGGACATTACCCATCAGGCGCTGACCCAGATCATCGTCGAGGAAGAAGCCCGCGGCGGGGCGACCATGCTTCCGGCGAGCTTCCTGCGCCAGCTGATCGCGCTGTACGGCAACTCGATGCAGACGATGGTGCCGGGATATCTCGACGCCGCGATGCAGAGCTTTTCCAAGAACCAGGCCGCCTTCAAGGACGCATTCGGAACCAACCTGTTTGCCGACATGGCGAAGCGGCAGATGGCCTTGTTCGAGAAAGGCGCGAAGGCGTTCACCGGTGCAGCGGCGGCGCCCGCGCGGGCGGCGGAGCCGGCTCAGCCCAAGGACGACGTCGCGGCGCTCAAGGCCGAGCTCGACGCGCTTCGGGCCAAGGTCGACAAGCTGGGGAGCTGA
- the glmU gene encoding bifunctional UDP-N-acetylglucosamine diphosphorylase/glucosamine-1-phosphate N-acetyltransferase GlmU produces the protein MIMKPLAVVILAAGQGTRMRSDLHKVLHTLAGKPMLMHLLDTVDTLDAERRVVVVGKGREQLESALEGHGLTLAVQAEQKGTGHAVAQAADALAGFEGTVLVLYGDTPCVDVETLQRMRSRLEAEDAPGVVVLASSPADPAAYGRVILGDGDTIAKMVEYKDATEEERAVRLCNSGMMAVAATNLFRWLSQVGNDNAAGEYYLPDIVMIANAEGRHSVAVECDAWQTAGINSRTELAQVEREWQGRRRTQAMVEGATLLDPDTVWFSADTRLGRDVLIEPSVFFGPGVTVADGAIIRAFSHLEGALVGPGAEVGPYARLRPGAELGEKSKVGNFVEIKKARLGAKAKANHLSYIGDAEVGAGANIGAGTITCNYDGFFKYPTRIGEGAFIGSNSSLVAPVTVGARAIVGAGSVVTRDVDGDALGVTRAEQKQLTGWAARFRERQSAKKGK, from the coding sequence GTGATCATGAAGCCGCTTGCCGTTGTCATTCTCGCTGCCGGGCAGGGCACCCGGATGCGCTCGGACCTGCACAAGGTCCTTCACACGCTCGCCGGCAAGCCAATGCTGATGCACCTTCTCGATACCGTCGATACGCTTGATGCCGAGCGGCGGGTGGTGGTGGTCGGCAAGGGCCGCGAGCAGCTTGAAAGCGCGCTCGAAGGACACGGACTGACGCTGGCGGTACAGGCCGAGCAGAAGGGTACCGGCCATGCGGTCGCACAGGCCGCCGATGCGCTGGCCGGCTTCGAAGGCACCGTGCTGGTGCTGTACGGCGATACGCCGTGCGTCGATGTCGAGACGCTGCAGCGCATGCGTTCGCGGCTCGAGGCCGAGGACGCGCCGGGGGTGGTTGTGCTCGCTTCCTCGCCCGCCGATCCCGCGGCTTATGGTCGGGTCATTCTCGGCGACGGCGATACGATCGCCAAGATGGTCGAATATAAGGATGCGACCGAAGAGGAGCGCGCGGTTCGGCTTTGCAACAGCGGGATGATGGCGGTTGCCGCGACCAACCTGTTCCGCTGGCTGTCGCAAGTCGGCAACGATAATGCCGCCGGCGAATATTATCTCCCCGATATCGTGATGATCGCCAATGCTGAAGGGCGTCACAGTGTCGCGGTCGAATGCGATGCGTGGCAGACCGCGGGGATCAACAGCCGCACCGAACTCGCGCAGGTCGAGCGCGAGTGGCAGGGGCGCCGCCGAACTCAGGCGATGGTGGAGGGGGCGACGTTGCTCGATCCCGACACCGTCTGGTTCAGCGCCGACACCAGGCTCGGGCGCGACGTGCTGATCGAACCGAGCGTGTTCTTCGGTCCGGGCGTGACCGTCGCCGATGGCGCGATCATCCGCGCCTTTTCGCATCTCGAAGGCGCGCTGGTCGGGCCCGGCGCCGAGGTTGGTCCCTACGCTCGCCTGCGCCCCGGCGCGGAGCTCGGCGAAAAGTCCAAGGTCGGCAATTTCGTCGAGATCAAGAAGGCGCGGCTGGGCGCGAAGGCCAAGGCCAATCACCTGAGCTATATCGGCGATGCCGAAGTCGGCGCGGGCGCCAACATCGGGGCCGGCACCATCACCTGCAACTACGATGGCTTTTTCAAGTATCCGACGCGGATCGGCGAAGGCGCCTTTATCGGTTCCAACTCTTCGCTGGTCGCGCCGGTGACCGTCGGAGCGCGCGCGATCGTCGGGGCAGGCTCGGTCGTCACCCGCGATGTGGACGGCGATGCGCTCGGCGTCACCCGTGCCGAACAGAAGCAACTCACCGGTTGGGCGGCGCGCTTTCGCGAACGCCAGTCGGCCAAGAAGGGCAAGTAA